A window from Roseburia sp. 499 encodes these proteins:
- a CDS encoding GatB/YqeY domain-containing protein — MNIETLQKDMIAAMKAKDKGRKDAISSLVSAVKKTAIDEGCRENIPEELADRVILKELKTAKEQLDTCPAERTDLKEEYELRYNVIKEYAPAMMSEEEVKTYITEKFAEVVATKNKGQIMKAVMAELKGKADGKVINQVVADLCQ; from the coding sequence ATGAACATTGAAACATTACAAAAAGACATGATTGCAGCAATGAAGGCAAAGGATAAGGGAAGAAAAGATGCCATTTCTTCTTTGGTTTCAGCAGTAAAGAAGACAGCTATTGACGAAGGATGCAGAGAGAATATACCGGAAGAATTAGCAGATCGTGTTATCTTAAAGGAGTTGAAGACTGCAAAGGAACAGTTGGATACCTGTCCGGCAGAAAGAACCGATTTAAAGGAAGAATATGAATTAAGATATAATGTAATCAAAGAGTATGCACCTGCTATGATGTCCGAAGAAGAAGTGAAGACATACATTACAGAAAAATTTGCAGAAGTAGTAGCAACAAAGAATAAGGGACAGATTATGAAAGCTGTTATGGCAGAATTAAAAGGAAAGGCAGATGGAAAAGTCATCAATCAGGTGGTGGCAGATCTGTGTCAGTAG